The Magnolia sinica isolate HGM2019 chromosome 9, MsV1, whole genome shotgun sequence genome contains a region encoding:
- the LOC131255014 gene encoding uncharacterized protein At2g29880-like, giving the protein MDDCLIDTLLDVVANGCKSANGFKKEMYKIVVESVRRALGISVMEKHVSNRLRTLKRLYFEVRDTLNASWFGWDDDKKLVTTSDDVWDDYIWSHPYAQHVRGKPVRRYDDFVFLFGSNRATGLRATTGNMYTQSGMRKSCDDDVTLTASVDLNDDTLVLSSDDMPKKLYVVFKGRRPGIYHNWEECRQQVDGYSCARFCGYKSMKEALV; this is encoded by the exons ATGGATGACTGTCTCATCGATACATTGCTGGATGTAGTTGCGAACGGCTGCAAGAGTGCGAACGGATTTAAGAAGGAAATGTATAAAATAGTTGTGGAAAGTGTCAGAAGGGCACTAGGGATATCAGTTATGGAGAAGCATGTTAGCAATCGCCTACGAACACTAAAGAGGTTGTATTTTGAGGTTCGAGACACCCTGAATGCAAGTTGGTTCGGTTGGGATGACGACAAGAAGTTAGTTACCACGTCAGATGACGTATGGGATGATTACATATGG TCACATCCCTATGCCCAACATGTTCGTGGAAAACCGGTAAGAAGGTATGATGACTTCGTGTTCTTATTTGGAAGTAATCGAGCTACTGGACTTCGTGCTACGACTGGAAATATGTATACCCAAAGTGGTATGAGAAAGtcttgtgatgatgatgttacacTGACTGCATCAGTTGATCTTAATGACGACACACTTGTTCTGTCAAGTGACGAT ATGCCTAAAAAGCTGTACGTTGTCTTCAAAGGGCGTCGTCCCGGCATTTACCACAACTGGGAGGAATGCCGTCAGCAGGTGGACGGGTATTCCTGTGCCCGCTTCTGTGGATACAAATCCATGAAAGAGGCATTAGTTTAG
- the LOC131255494 gene encoding uncharacterized protein LOC131255494 translates to MATNPKNPNLDQKGEDLEDDMAADLIFTKRRCCFCIPCFRSDRANSTIGSESAFWKQSWTDEIEGRWWKGWNALKKVKEWSEIVAGPRWKTFIRRFNRKGSRCGKYQYDPLSYALNFDEGHGQNGHLEGEHGYRDFSTRYAAAKSSMDLGKDGPDFATGAGH, encoded by the coding sequence ATGGCCACAAATCCTAAGAATCCGAATCTTGATCAGAAAGGAGAGGATCTTGAAGACGACATGGCGGCCGATCTCATCTTCACCAAACGGAGGTGCTGCTTCTGTATTCCATGTTTCAGATCTGATCGAGCGAATTCGACCATTGGATCGGAGTCAGCGTTCTGGAAGCAGAGTTGGACGGACGAGATTGAAGGGAGGTGGTGGAAGGGGTGGAATGCTCTGAAGAAGGTGAAAGAATGGTCCGAGATCGTTGCGGGGCCCAGATGGAAGACGTTTATACGGAGATTTAATAGGAAAGGGAGCAGGTGTGGGAAATACCAATACGATCCCTTGAGCTATGCGCTGAATTTCGATGAGGGGCATGGGCAAAATGGTCATTTGGAGGGCGAGCATGGATACCGTGATTTCTCGACCCGTTATGCTGCTGCGAAATCGTCGATGGATCTCGGAAAGGACGGCCCGGATTTCGCGACGGGCGCGGGACATTGA